Proteins from a genomic interval of Candidatus Gracilibacteria bacterium:
- a CDS encoding ABC transporter substrate-binding protein yields MAWLSKGDIVFTAFFVIALGALSYVLFVNNESSVLLGDITSGPTISRNETLSIVYAEPLTTYEPTAVDVVLRQYLSNCYEGLVRFDRDFNLEPALALSWGMLDDTTWQFKLRPNVVFHDGSAFDADDVLASFERAQSHPDSKLTTLLSGMESVKKIDSLTVSITTADPDPLLVSELTMLFMVPSELPDEVEKPLGTGPYVFVETAGLNNWSFDRFADYWGEAPTFSSLLLSYIPDKFERYNVFSGNEVDVLAETPPVFVDALLQTGYPVASLSALEVDMLGFGMKEDNAPFQSQDLRKAVVFALSPEELLTFTSGYALSPTQFVSRGVLGYNPDVEMTSYDIKAAQALVGQSVTPIAVTLDLPEGMSALGTYIQTQLDSIGFQVTVTYWSADDYAAHIAKGESDLYFFGWKSELGDATDFFTHLVHSQTADGRYGAMNYGGYVDPGIDTLIERLEKDLLESRRQQEMAELMKLLVEKEVFAVPLFEPKTLVVSQKDVLYEPRLDNLLLASDFHGLCFSVLSKQN; encoded by the coding sequence GTGGCTTGGCTCTCAAAAGGGGATATCGTATTTACGGCGTTTTTTGTGATCGCGCTCGGAGCATTGTCGTATGTGCTTTTTGTAAATAATGAATCGAGTGTGCTGTTGGGGGATATCACCTCCGGCCCCACGATTTCACGTAATGAAACGCTCTCGATTGTGTATGCCGAACCGCTCACCACTTATGAGCCCACAGCCGTGGATGTGGTTTTGCGTCAATATCTTTCCAATTGCTATGAAGGGTTGGTGCGTTTTGATCGCGATTTTAACCTGGAGCCGGCGTTGGCGTTGTCCTGGGGAATGCTCGATGACACCACGTGGCAGTTTAAGCTTCGCCCGAATGTGGTTTTTCACGATGGTTCTGCGTTTGATGCCGATGATGTGCTTGCCAGTTTTGAGAGGGCGCAGTCGCATCCGGATTCCAAGTTGACCACGTTGCTTTCCGGAATGGAGAGTGTGAAAAAAATCGATTCGTTGACTGTGTCGATTACAACCGCTGATCCGGATCCGTTGTTGGTGAGTGAATTGACGATGTTGTTTATGGTGCCTTCCGAGTTGCCGGATGAGGTTGAAAAACCGCTCGGAACCGGGCCGTATGTGTTTGTGGAAACCGCGGGCCTGAATAACTGGAGTTTTGATCGTTTTGCGGATTATTGGGGAGAAGCGCCGACATTTTCGAGTCTTTTGCTTTCTTATATTCCGGATAAATTTGAGCGCTACAATGTGTTTTCCGGAAATGAGGTTGATGTGTTGGCTGAGACGCCGCCGGTTTTTGTAGATGCGCTGCTGCAAACGGGTTATCCTGTGGCCAGTCTTTCTGCTCTGGAAGTGGATATGCTCGGATTTGGAATGAAAGAGGACAATGCGCCGTTCCAATCTCAAGATTTACGGAAGGCCGTGGTTTTCGCGCTTTCTCCTGAGGAATTGCTGACATTTACGTCGGGTTATGCGCTTTCTCCCACGCAATTCGTGAGTCGGGGAGTGTTGGGTTACAATCCGGACGTTGAAATGACGAGTTATGACATTAAAGCGGCTCAAGCGTTGGTGGGCCAGTCTGTAACGCCGATTGCCGTGACATTAGATCTTCCGGAAGGCATGTCTGCGTTGGGAACCTATATTCAAACCCAGCTTGATTCCATTGGTTTTCAGGTTACGGTGACGTATTGGTCGGCTGACGATTATGCCGCACACATTGCAAAAGGGGAGAGCGATCTTTACTTTTTTGGGTGGAAAAGCGAGCTTGGCGATGCCACGGATTTTTTTACGCATTTGGTGCATTCGCAAACCGCGGATGGTCGGTATGGCGCCATGAATTATGGCGGTTATGTGGATCCCGGAATCGACACTTTGATCGAGCGCTTGGAAAAAGATCTTTTGGAATCGCGACGCCAGCAAGAAATGGCGGAATTGATGAAATTGCTTGTGGAAAAGGAAGTGTTTGCCGTTCCGTTGTTTGAGCCCAAAACATTGGTGGTTTCGCAAAAAGATGTTTTGTATGAACCTCGTTTGGATAATCTCCTTTTAGCTTCTGATTTTCATTGATTATGTTTCTCCGTTCTCTCAAAACAAAATTAA
- the glyA gene encoding serine hydroxymethyltransferase, which translates to MVAHNWALLQQNDPTIYNAILGEQSREKKGIELIPSENYTYPEVFAANGSVLTNKYAEGYPGRRYYGGQEFTDIVESLAIERAKKVFRCEHANVQPLSGSPMNQAVYLAFLKPGDTVLGMDLSHGGHLTHGHPVSHMGKIFNFVRYKTHPEENGRIDFDELARVARETKPKIVLCGYTSYPRDYNYEDFKKIADEVGAITMADVSHIGGLIAAGVMRNPFDYGFDIVTTTTHKSLRGPRGGMILCKEKYAKDIDKSVFPGLQGGPHMHCIAAIAVALGKALEPSFKEYGAQILKNAKVLAQTLMDGGAKLITNGTDNHMMVVNTVESFGLGGTDAEKILDRISITTNKQVIPDDPNPPLKPSGIRLGTPCATTRGMKEAEMKKIGNWMLEALKNHTNEAKMAELKKDVEAFCSQYPVPGI; encoded by the coding sequence ATGGTTGCGCACAACTGGGCCCTTCTCCAGCAGAACGACCCCACCATCTACAACGCTATTTTGGGAGAGCAATCTCGAGAAAAAAAAGGAATTGAGCTCATCCCCTCCGAAAACTACACGTACCCCGAAGTGTTTGCAGCCAACGGATCGGTTCTCACCAATAAATACGCGGAAGGATACCCGGGACGACGCTATTACGGTGGACAGGAATTCACCGACATTGTGGAATCACTTGCCATTGAACGCGCGAAAAAAGTTTTCCGTTGTGAACACGCCAATGTGCAACCCCTTTCCGGCTCACCCATGAACCAAGCCGTGTACCTCGCCTTCTTGAAACCCGGCGACACGGTATTAGGGATGGATCTCTCTCATGGCGGTCACCTCACGCATGGACATCCGGTTTCTCACATGGGAAAAATCTTCAACTTTGTGCGCTACAAAACTCATCCCGAAGAAAACGGACGCATCGACTTTGACGAACTCGCTCGTGTGGCGCGTGAAACCAAGCCAAAAATCGTGCTCTGCGGATACACTTCCTATCCTCGAGACTACAACTACGAAGATTTCAAAAAAATTGCAGATGAAGTCGGCGCCATCACCATGGCGGACGTATCTCACATCGGCGGACTCATTGCCGCAGGCGTAATGCGCAACCCGTTTGACTACGGGTTCGACATTGTCACCACCACCACACATAAGAGTTTGCGTGGACCCCGTGGAGGCATGATTCTCTGCAAAGAAAAATACGCCAAAGATATCGACAAATCCGTATTTCCGGGATTACAAGGCGGGCCGCACATGCATTGCATCGCCGCGATCGCCGTGGCGCTGGGAAAAGCGCTCGAACCTTCCTTTAAGGAATACGGTGCGCAAATTCTCAAAAACGCCAAAGTGCTCGCGCAAACCCTTATGGACGGCGGAGCCAAACTCATCACCAATGGGACCGACAATCACATGATGGTCGTAAACACAGTGGAAAGTTTTGGGCTCGGCGGTACGGACGCGGAAAAAATCCTCGATCGCATCTCCATCACCACGAACAAACAAGTCATCCCCGATGATCCAAACCCGCCTCTCAAACCCAGCGGCATTCGTCTCGGCACTCCTTGTGCCACGACTCGTGGTATGAAGGAAGCAGAGATGAAAAAAATCGGAAATTGGATGCTCGAAGCCCTCAAAAACCACACCAACGAAGCCAAAATGGCTGAGCTCAAAAAAGATGTGGAGGCATTCTGCTCCCAATATCCGGTGCCGGGGATCTAG
- a CDS encoding PrgI family protein produces the protein MQFKIPQNVQLEDKIIGPVTLRQLIIIGVGGGMAYFIYVTLAKIYILQVAVLAAAPLALLTLAIAFLKIHGLTFIQYVLAALEFYINPKKQIWDQGGGEVFLSVTTPAPKNTNEKKQEQQQKAPMKDVATLETLAKSLDSYSQMLSHK, from the coding sequence ATGCAATTCAAAATCCCCCAAAACGTCCAACTCGAAGATAAGATCATAGGCCCGGTCACCTTAAGACAGCTTATAATTATAGGCGTTGGCGGAGGCATGGCGTATTTCATTTATGTGACCCTTGCAAAAATTTACATTCTCCAAGTCGCAGTCCTGGCCGCCGCCCCGCTCGCGCTCCTCACCCTGGCCATCGCTTTCCTTAAAATTCACGGCCTCACTTTCATCCAATACGTACTCGCAGCTCTTGAATTTTACATCAATCCCAAAAAACAAATCTGGGACCAAGGCGGTGGAGAAGTTTTCCTTTCCGTCACGACTCCGGCTCCCAAAAACACGAACGAGAAAAAACAAGAACAGCAACAAAAAGCGCCGATGAAAGACGTGGCCACGCTCGAAACTCTCGCTAAATCTCTCGATTCATACAGCCAAATGCTTTCTCACAAATAA
- a CDS encoding SpoIIE family protein phosphatase has protein sequence MFLRSLKTKLTLGMIVFLMVSFGVSSVLLVKQKTVELSRDLYTSVKSFSDLTAPQVVGFYEQYLGEESFIYFNREIQKLFDKTEEVSGIGIVSYAGEILYDSSEEIASQYQGEMRSAPEALLSRVQAAYPSYLLESGRVVYVKTDVDGNVSFTDENQHIVDPIDALDRIQNEIVPYQGKYAVLYSPSYAILEERIHAMWVKIALLTLFSFVVGLGYAYFFSLNITRPIKKLQAGAIQLGQGDLKTRVVVQTRDEVGVLAGTFNAMAADLEKGVEAKLYRERLTKELELAAEIQQNLLPKTMPKVAGLDIAAGVIPAAEVGGDVYDFITADGVNYFGYVGDVTGHGVPAGLLVSVTNALIHSYANLGDPVKILVEANKILRQKTKANMFVTLVLWHWNTQTQKMQLVSAGHEVVLQYKAGPPVKTDELPRGGIALGMMPDIEPLMKAVEVPMAVGDSLILYTDGVPEAWRNEKEQYGMPEFKRVVTQSCDLQSAEAIKVALLADVKQWSQGYEQKDDITIMVLKRKG, from the coding sequence ATGTTTCTCCGTTCTCTCAAAACAAAATTAACCCTTGGAATGATCGTGTTCCTGATGGTTTCGTTTGGGGTTTCTTCGGTGTTGTTGGTGAAGCAAAAGACGGTGGAGTTGTCTCGCGATTTGTATACGTCGGTGAAGAGTTTTTCCGACCTGACCGCCCCACAAGTCGTTGGTTTTTACGAACAATACTTGGGAGAGGAAAGTTTTATTTATTTCAATCGTGAAATTCAAAAATTATTTGATAAAACCGAGGAAGTTTCCGGCATTGGAATCGTGTCTTATGCGGGAGAAATTTTATACGACTCGAGCGAAGAAATTGCGAGTCAATATCAGGGCGAAATGCGCTCTGCACCCGAGGCTTTGTTGTCGCGAGTTCAAGCTGCGTATCCGTCTTATTTGTTGGAAAGCGGGCGTGTGGTTTATGTAAAAACCGATGTGGACGGGAATGTGAGCTTTACAGATGAAAATCAGCACATTGTTGATCCTATTGATGCGTTGGATCGGATTCAAAATGAAATTGTTCCGTATCAAGGAAAGTATGCGGTTTTGTATTCGCCGTCGTATGCGATTTTGGAGGAGCGAATTCATGCCATGTGGGTGAAAATTGCGCTGCTCACGTTGTTTTCATTTGTTGTGGGGCTTGGATATGCGTATTTTTTCTCATTGAATATCACGAGGCCGATTAAAAAATTGCAGGCCGGTGCGATTCAATTGGGGCAAGGCGATTTAAAAACGCGGGTGGTGGTGCAAACTCGAGATGAAGTCGGGGTTTTGGCCGGCACGTTCAATGCCATGGCCGCAGATTTGGAAAAAGGCGTGGAAGCCAAATTGTACCGAGAACGTTTGACCAAAGAATTGGAATTGGCGGCTGAAATTCAACAAAATTTGCTTCCCAAGACTATGCCAAAAGTGGCGGGGCTTGATATCGCGGCCGGAGTTATTCCTGCGGCTGAGGTTGGAGGTGATGTGTATGATTTTATCACCGCCGATGGCGTGAATTATTTTGGGTATGTGGGAGATGTGACCGGGCACGGGGTTCCGGCTGGCTTGTTGGTGTCGGTTACGAATGCGCTGATTCACAGTTATGCGAATTTGGGAGATCCGGTGAAGATTTTGGTGGAAGCCAATAAGATTTTACGACAAAAAACCAAGGCGAATATGTTTGTCACGTTGGTGTTGTGGCATTGGAATACGCAAACGCAAAAAATGCAGTTGGTGAGCGCCGGGCACGAGGTGGTTTTGCAATATAAAGCGGGCCCGCCGGTTAAGACGGATGAGCTCCCGCGCGGAGGAATTGCGTTGGGAATGATGCCGGATATTGAGCCGCTGATGAAGGCGGTCGAGGTGCCCATGGCGGTGGGGGATAGTTTGATTCTTTACACGGATGGCGTTCCCGAGGCATGGCGCAATGAAAAAGAGCAATACGGCATGCCGGAATTCAAACGCGTGGTCACCCAATCGTGCGATTTACAGAGTGCGGAGGCCATCAAGGTCGCGTTGCTCGCGGATGTGAAGCAATGGTCTCAAGGGTATGAACAGAAGGATGATATTACTATTATGGTATTGAAGCGAAAGGGGTAA
- a CDS encoding radical SAM protein: MTAEERIFRGSPHYYERVEGVRFGQADLDFLSLNLPPTCNYRCKFCFAGMGQNRLPEFADTLSIEEIQSLIDTARELGVRHLEISGEGEPFMYPGKILAILRHATEQGIHTTLFTNGALLNEALLTELASHDVSIAFSVDMPDKEGYEQFVGRKNSYERIIENLAIARDMFRQRIQRVDGRTVFPLAIHTIINDQNRGQIQEIRALTQDEIFFSLAPMIHRGDAQINPGLGEAQQEDADIISRDSDGSVIVSDTSVATMGRPLCATFQYGVGLRHNGEGLFDAHCFESAGQIGNIRDLPLQKIVARVRALQQRYFETHDDGGFCPLRNPNFDRFLNTLQIGIPNLKIKFWELRTSTCKEFIQTP, encoded by the coding sequence ATGACCGCAGAAGAACGCATTTTCCGAGGATCCCCTCACTATTATGAACGAGTCGAAGGGGTTCGATTCGGACAAGCCGATTTGGATTTTTTATCCTTGAACCTTCCCCCCACCTGCAATTATCGATGTAAATTCTGTTTCGCAGGGATGGGGCAAAATCGTCTCCCTGAATTCGCAGACACCTTAAGCATCGAGGAAATTCAATCCTTAATCGATACCGCTCGCGAGCTTGGAGTTCGCCATCTTGAAATTTCCGGAGAAGGAGAACCTTTTATGTATCCGGGAAAAATACTGGCCATCCTTCGACATGCCACTGAACAAGGAATTCACACCACCCTTTTTACAAATGGAGCGCTCCTCAACGAGGCATTATTAACCGAGCTGGCGTCCCATGATGTTTCAATTGCCTTCAGCGTCGACATGCCTGACAAAGAAGGCTACGAACAATTTGTAGGCAGAAAAAATTCCTATGAAAGGATCATTGAAAATTTGGCAATCGCAAGAGACATGTTTAGACAACGGATTCAAAGAGTGGACGGACGAACCGTATTCCCTCTCGCCATCCACACCATCATCAACGACCAAAATCGGGGCCAAATCCAAGAAATCCGGGCCTTAACCCAAGATGAAATATTTTTCAGCTTAGCGCCGATGATCCATCGCGGCGATGCACAAATAAATCCCGGGTTGGGAGAAGCCCAACAAGAAGATGCCGACATCATCTCACGAGATTCCGATGGGTCCGTGATCGTTTCAGACACCTCAGTGGCAACCATGGGAAGACCGTTGTGTGCAACCTTCCAATACGGCGTAGGCCTCCGCCACAACGGAGAAGGACTTTTCGACGCCCATTGCTTTGAAAGCGCGGGCCAAATTGGAAATATTCGAGATCTACCCCTGCAAAAAATCGTGGCACGAGTCCGCGCTTTGCAACAACGCTATTTTGAAACACATGACGATGGCGGGTTCTGTCCGCTGAGGAATCCAAACTTCGATCGATTTTTAAACACACTCCAAATATGAATCCCAAACTTGAAAATCAAATTCTGGGAATTGCGAACGAGCACGTGCAAGGAATTTATACAGACACCTTAA
- the lepA gene encoding translation elongation factor 4, whose product MTDPLSHIRNFCIIAHIDHGKSTLADRFLEVTKTITKREMTHGQMLDTMDIEQERGITIKLQPVRMYYDHEGTNYQLNLIDTPGHVDFFYEVSRSLAACEGAILVVDATQGIQAQTLANSYMAMDHNLTIIPVINKIDLPAADVEKCLHELNEVFGFRPEEVLQISAKEGTNVEALLQRVIELVPPPKPTGMNEGTKALIFDSLYDSYRGVVAYVRVMDGSLKRGDKIRFLNTKAETEVLEVGYLQLKWVSSPTLSIGEVGYVITGVKAVKDARVGDTIWNPDGLELDPLQIKPLPGYKKVMPFVFASVYCVDGKDYPMLRDALEKLSLNDSSLSFEPEQSSALGFGFRCGFLGLLHMDIVQERLSREYNLDLVITAPGVSYQIQRMDGTMEFISNPAFLPEPNFYKVIEEPWIHVEILAPKEYLGGIFTLLTERRGVSKSIKYLDASRAMITYELPLAEVVIDFYDMLKSITSGYASMSYEFLEFRPGDLVKLDILVAGDKLEALSTIVHREAAYKRGCVVTKRLKGILPKENFEVAIQAAIGGKIIARETIGAMKKDVIAGLYGGDVSRKNKLLDKQKKGKKRMKMMGKVSVPQEAFLAVLKRE is encoded by the coding sequence ATGACCGACCCCCTTTCTCACATTCGTAATTTTTGCATCATCGCCCACATCGACCACGGCAAGTCCACGTTGGCCGATCGGTTTCTTGAAGTCACCAAAACCATCACCAAGCGCGAGATGACGCATGGCCAAATGCTCGACACCATGGACATCGAGCAGGAGCGCGGCATCACGATCAAGCTTCAGCCGGTGCGCATGTATTACGATCACGAGGGCACAAATTATCAACTCAACCTTATTGATACCCCCGGGCATGTGGACTTTTTTTACGAAGTTTCCCGCAGTTTGGCGGCGTGCGAAGGCGCGATTTTGGTGGTGGATGCCACGCAGGGGATTCAAGCGCAAACGTTGGCTAATTCCTACATGGCCATGGACCACAATCTCACCATTATTCCGGTCATCAATAAGATCGATCTTCCGGCCGCGGATGTTGAAAAGTGTTTGCATGAATTGAATGAAGTTTTTGGGTTTCGGCCCGAGGAGGTTTTGCAAATTTCAGCCAAAGAGGGGACCAATGTCGAAGCCCTGCTTCAACGCGTGATTGAGCTCGTGCCCCCGCCCAAGCCCACGGGTATGAATGAGGGAACCAAGGCCCTGATTTTTGATTCTCTTTACGATTCGTATCGCGGCGTGGTGGCGTATGTTCGCGTGATGGATGGAAGTTTAAAACGCGGAGATAAGATTCGATTTTTGAACACTAAAGCCGAGACCGAGGTGCTCGAGGTGGGTTATCTTCAGCTTAAATGGGTGAGTTCTCCCACGCTTTCCATTGGTGAGGTTGGGTATGTGATTACCGGAGTGAAAGCGGTGAAAGACGCGCGCGTTGGAGATACGATTTGGAATCCCGATGGCCTTGAGTTGGATCCGCTACAGATCAAACCGCTGCCCGGATATAAAAAAGTTATGCCTTTTGTTTTTGCCAGTGTTTATTGCGTGGATGGAAAAGATTACCCCATGCTTCGCGATGCGCTTGAAAAATTGAGTCTCAATGATTCGTCTCTTTCATTTGAGCCCGAGCAGTCCAGTGCTCTCGGATTTGGGTTCCGATGCGGGTTTTTGGGGCTTCTTCATATGGATATTGTGCAGGAACGGTTGTCTCGCGAATACAATCTTGATTTGGTGATAACGGCGCCCGGTGTGTCGTATCAAATTCAACGAATGGATGGCACTATGGAATTCATTTCCAATCCCGCCTTTTTGCCGGAGCCGAATTTTTATAAAGTGATTGAAGAACCGTGGATTCATGTTGAAATTTTGGCACCCAAAGAATATTTGGGTGGGATTTTTACTTTATTGACCGAACGTCGCGGAGTCTCGAAATCGATTAAATATTTGGATGCGTCGCGTGCCATGATCACGTATGAATTGCCATTGGCCGAGGTGGTTATTGATTTTTACGATATGTTGAAAAGCATCACGTCCGGGTATGCGTCCATGAGTTATGAGTTTTTGGAATTTCGGCCCGGGGATTTGGTGAAGCTCGATATTTTGGTGGCAGGCGATAAATTGGAGGCGCTTTCCACGATTGTTCATCGCGAGGCGGCGTACAAGCGCGGGTGTGTGGTGACCAAGCGATTGAAGGGGATTTTGCCCAAGGAAAATTTTGAAGTCGCGATTCAGGCGGCGATTGGAGGGAAAATCATCGCTCGTGAAACGATTGGGGCCATGAAAAAAGATGTGATCGCCGGGTTATACGGCGGAGATGTAAGCCGAAAAAATAAGTTGCTCGACAAGCAGAAAAAAGGGAAAAAACGTATGAAAATGATGGGCAAAGTTTCGGTGCCGCAAGAGGCGTTTTTGGCGGTGCTGAAACGCGAGTAG
- a CDS encoding RNA pseudouridine synthase codes for MNVTILYEDPSYIGFFKPAGIPTTYGTEQGCFVKQVKVQFPELFTFTGFKPEEGGLLYRLDNDACGLLLFAKNKEAFDRFNDDETLEKIYIVEIESGKFGELPQTGLLTFPIVHKSPKRMAALLPDKKIHYHGKPLPAETHYEKLNKRLVRCKIKKGVRHQIRLHMATAGAPLVGDTLYGGKPTETLHLCCMGILSGKMGLTPLQIDVRKKLKKMVPWTA; via the coding sequence ATGAATGTTACCATTCTCTACGAGGACCCTTCCTACATCGGGTTTTTTAAACCTGCCGGAATCCCCACCACCTATGGGACTGAACAAGGATGTTTTGTAAAACAAGTAAAAGTCCAGTTTCCGGAACTTTTCACCTTCACCGGATTCAAACCCGAAGAAGGCGGCCTCCTTTACCGCCTCGACAACGACGCGTGCGGACTTTTGCTGTTCGCGAAAAACAAAGAGGCCTTTGATCGATTCAACGATGACGAAACCTTAGAAAAAATTTATATTGTGGAAATTGAATCCGGAAAATTTGGAGAATTGCCCCAAACCGGACTCTTAACATTTCCAATTGTGCACAAATCCCCTAAAAGAATGGCCGCACTTTTACCCGATAAAAAAATCCATTATCACGGAAAACCGCTCCCCGCCGAAACCCATTACGAAAAACTCAACAAACGACTGGTGCGTTGCAAAATTAAAAAAGGGGTAAGACATCAAATTCGCCTCCACATGGCCACCGCGGGCGCCCCGCTGGTCGGAGACACGCTTTACGGAGGGAAACCGACTGAAACATTACACCTGTGCTGTATGGGCATCCTTTCAGGAAAAATGGGCCTCACTCCCCTACAAATCGATGTGAGAAAAAAGCTCAAAAAAATGGTACCATGGACCGCGTAA
- a CDS encoding trypsin-like peptidase domain-containing protein, producing the protein MSNVFSKRMMVGVVMGSFLLGTAGGFGSSFLMMKINENGNGASQIDGDYIEESFMIDAQGKVAPAVVSIVEFRDISAWQQQQGSPFGPNPFGGSPNGTEGPNLTEVAGGTGFIIDPSGIVVSNKHVTSDGKGIYKAYLNDGTEFDLTIEAIDPGNDFVILQLVASEEATEDVKAMVGNFSYADLGDSSTLQVGQQVMAIGNALAEYENTTTAGIVSATGRKVVASDGFGQTSTLYGLIQTDAAINPGNSGGPLVNLAGEVIGINTAVDSSAQGIGFAIPINDVKSAIESWRETGEILRPILGVRYVMLVPARARALDLSMDHGALIIKDPDTKVSPIVAGGPAEKAGLKEWDVILSVEGEALSLDYPLQDAVLRYQVGDKIKMEVWRDGETFEVEVELTRAPASD; encoded by the coding sequence ATGTCTAATGTTTTCTCTAAAAGAATGATGGTGGGAGTTGTGATGGGATCTTTTTTATTGGGAACTGCAGGAGGTTTTGGGTCGAGTTTTTTAATGATGAAAATTAATGAAAATGGAAATGGGGCTTCTCAAATCGATGGGGATTATATCGAGGAATCGTTTATGATCGATGCCCAAGGAAAAGTGGCGCCCGCGGTGGTGAGTATTGTGGAATTTCGGGATATTTCCGCATGGCAACAACAGCAAGGGAGTCCTTTTGGGCCCAATCCGTTCGGAGGATCTCCCAATGGCACAGAGGGACCGAATTTGACCGAAGTGGCCGGGGGCACTGGTTTTATCATTGATCCTTCCGGGATTGTGGTTTCCAATAAGCATGTGACGAGTGATGGCAAAGGCATTTATAAAGCTTATTTGAATGATGGGACTGAATTTGATCTTACGATTGAAGCTATTGATCCCGGGAATGATTTTGTGATTCTTCAATTGGTGGCATCGGAAGAGGCCACAGAGGATGTAAAAGCCATGGTTGGGAATTTTTCGTATGCGGATTTGGGGGATTCATCAACGCTTCAGGTTGGGCAACAGGTTATGGCGATTGGGAATGCGTTGGCCGAATATGAAAACACAACCACAGCCGGGATTGTGAGTGCCACAGGGCGAAAAGTGGTTGCATCTGATGGATTTGGGCAAACGTCGACTTTGTATGGGTTGATTCAGACCGATGCGGCGATTAATCCGGGAAACAGCGGAGGGCCGTTGGTGAATTTGGCCGGGGAGGTGATTGGAATCAATACCGCGGTGGATTCTTCAGCGCAAGGAATTGGGTTTGCCATTCCGATCAATGACGTGAAGTCCGCGATTGAAAGTTGGAGGGAAACCGGCGAAATTTTAAGGCCTATTTTGGGCGTACGTTATGTGATGTTGGTCCCGGCGAGAGCTAGGGCGTTGGATTTGTCTATGGATCATGGAGCTTTGATTATTAAAGATCCGGATACGAAGGTGTCGCCTATTGTGGCGGGAGGGCCTGCGGAAAAAGCGGGGCTTAAAGAGTGGGATGTGATTTTAAGCGTGGAAGGAGAAGCGTTGAGTTTGGATTATCCGTTGCAAGATGCGGTGTTGCGTTATCAAGTTGGAGATAAGATAAAAATGGAGGTATGGCGAGACGGAGAAACGTTTGAAGTGGAAGTCGAATTGACGAGAGCTCCCGCCTCTGATTAA
- a CDS encoding L-histidine N(alpha)-methyltransferase, with the protein MNPKLENQILGIANEHVQGIYTDTLTRFSYVNGGADDFLRFIENPLYTGFAQEILLIRRLLARQKGITQGRHLIDLGPGNGVKALELMQAANFSSYTAVDISTHMLEIARKTHKKVTGVSRAYREMDFSDPGNLQKILHESRQIFLTLLGNTLTNESNIKSYLRRWRTALHNIDAYFLIGLETNDNNDPEQIEAEYNTAENRQLTFRPLERIGIRRSDGILNIRFNRENQRVEETFTFTSDKRVEINGQTVFFHKGNTVILSITEKPCLQKITEMISKSGWEIVDQENEGNQRLTLVRPCTSPLTHPVL; encoded by the coding sequence ATGAATCCCAAACTTGAAAATCAAATTCTGGGAATTGCGAACGAGCACGTGCAAGGAATTTATACAGACACCTTAACGCGATTCAGTTATGTGAACGGAGGGGCGGATGATTTCCTGAGATTTATAGAAAATCCGTTGTACACCGGTTTCGCCCAAGAAATCCTTCTCATCCGAAGACTGTTGGCTCGGCAAAAAGGGATCACTCAAGGACGGCATTTGATCGATCTTGGCCCCGGGAATGGAGTGAAAGCGCTTGAATTGATGCAAGCGGCCAATTTTTCAAGCTACACAGCCGTCGATATCAGCACGCACATGCTTGAAATCGCAAGGAAAACCCATAAAAAAGTCACCGGAGTTTCAAGGGCATATCGTGAAATGGATTTCAGCGATCCTGGAAATTTACAAAAAATACTGCATGAATCGAGACAAATCTTTTTAACTCTACTGGGCAATACGCTAACCAATGAATCAAATATAAAATCTTACCTGAGAAGATGGAGAACCGCCCTTCATAACATCGATGCTTATTTTCTCATAGGGCTGGAAACAAATGACAACAACGATCCCGAACAAATAGAGGCCGAATACAATACAGCAGAAAATCGACAACTCACATTCAGGCCGCTTGAAAGGATCGGAATACGCAGATCCGATGGGATCCTAAATATCCGATTTAACAGAGAAAATCAACGCGTTGAAGAAACCTTTACGTTTACCTCTGATAAAAGGGTGGAAATCAATGGCCAAACCGTATTTTTCCATAAAGGAAATACCGTGATTCTTTCCATCACTGAAAAACCTTGTTTACAAAAAATCACCGAGATGATCAGTAAAAGCGGCTGGGAAATTGTTGATCAAGAGAATGAAGGGAATCAGAGATTAACCCTTGTAAGACCTTGCACGAGCCCTCTCACACACCCTGTTTTGTAA